The Bubalus bubalis isolate 160015118507 breed Murrah chromosome 18, NDDB_SH_1, whole genome shotgun sequence genome contains a region encoding:
- the NAE1 gene encoding NEDD8-activating enzyme E1 regulatory subunit, with the protein MAQPGKLLKEQKYDRQLRLWGDHGQEALESAHVCLINATATGTEILKNLVLPGIGSFTIIDGNQVSGEDAGNNFFLQRSSIGKNRAQAAMEFLQELNNDVSGSFVEESPENLLDNDPSFFCRFTIVVATQLSESTLLRLADVLWNSQIPLLICRTYGLVGYMRIIIKEHPVIESHPDNALEDLRLDKPFPELREHFQSYDLDHMEKKDHSHTPWIVIVAKYLAQWYSETNGRIPKTYKEKEDFRDLIRQGILKNENGTPEDEENFEEAIKNVNTALNTTQIPSSIEDIFNDDRCINITKQTPTFWILARALKEFVAKEGQGNLPVRGTIPDMIADSGKYIKLQNVYREKAKKDAAAVGNHVAKLLQSIGQAPESISEKELKLLCSNSAFLRVVRCRSLAEEYSLDTINKDEIISSMDNPDNEIVLYLMLRAVDRFHKQHGRYPGVSNYQVEEDIGKLKSCLTSFLQEYGLSVMVKDDYVHEFCRYGAAEPHTIAAFLGGAAAQEVIKIITKQFVIFNNTYIYSGMSQTSATFQL; encoded by the exons ATGGCGCAGCCGGGGAAGCTGCTTAAGGAGCAGAAGTACGACCGGCAGCTGAG GTTGTGGGGTGATCACGGCCAGGAGGCTCTAGAATCTGCTCATGTTTGCCTAATAAACGCAACAGCCACAGGAACTGAAATCCTTAAAAATTTGGTGCTACCAG GCATTGGTTCATTTACAATTATTGATGGAAATCAGGTCAGCGGAGAAGATGCTGGAAATAA ttttttccttcAGAGAAGCAGTATTGGCAAG aaccgaGCTCAAGCTGCCATGGAATTCTTACAAGAATTAAATAACGATGTCTCTGGGAGTTTTGTGGAAGAG AGTCCAGAAAACCTTCTAGACAATGATCCTTCATTTTTCTGTAGGTTTACCATTGTGGTTGCAACTCAGCTTTCTGAAAg TACATTACTACGTTTAGCAGATGTCCTCTGGAATTCCCAAATCCCTCTTTTGATCTGTAGGACATATGGACTAGTTGGTTATATGAGGATCATTATAAAAGAACATCCAG TAATAGAATCTCATCCAGATAATGCCTTAGAAGATCTACGACTGGATAAGCCATTTCCTGAACTGAGAGAACATTTTCAGTCTTATGATTTGGATCATATGGAAAAAAAG gacCATAGCCACACTCCATGGATTGTGATCGTAGCTAAATACTTAGCACAGTGGTATAGTGAA ACCAATGGACGAATAcctaaaacatataaagaaaaagaagacttcAGAGATTTGATTAGACAAG gaattttaaagaatgaaaatgggACTCCAGAAGATGAAGAGAATTTTGAAGAAGCTATTAAAAATGTGAATACAGCACTAAATACAACTCAG ATCCCAAGCAGTATTGAAGATATATTTAATGATGATCGCTGCATAAATATCACCAAACAG actCCGACATTTTGGATTTTAGCTCGTGCCTTAAAGGAATTTGTGGCCAAAGAGGGTCAAGGAAATCTACCTGTTCGAGGCACAATTCCTGATATGATTGCAGATTCAGGCAAATATATAAAACTTCAAAATGT TTACcgtgaaaaagcaaagaaagatgctgctgctgtggGTAATCATGTTGCCAAATTGCTTCAGTCTATAGGCCAG GCACCAGAGTCCATTTcagagaaagaattaaaattactCT GCAGTAATTCAGCATTTCTTCGAGTGGTGAGATGTCGATCCTTAGCTGAAGAATACAGCTTGGATACAATTAACAAGGATGAAATTA tttccaGCATGGACAATCCAGATAACGAGATAGTATTATACTTAATGTTACGGGCTGTTGATAGATTTCATAAACAGCATGGTAGATATCCAG gagtGTCTAACTATCAAGTTGAAGAAGATATAGGAAAGTTGAAGTCTTGTCTCACTAGCTTCCTTCAGGAATATGGATTATCTGTAATGGTGAAAGACGATTATGTCCATGAATT TTGCCGATACGGAGCTGCTGAACCACACACCATTGCTGCATTCTTAGGGG GAGCTGCTGCTCAAGAGGTTATCAAAATAATCACCAaacaatttgtaatttttaataatacttACATTTATAGTGGCATGTCACAAACTTCAGCAACTTTTCAGTTGTAG